Within the Photobacterium swingsii genome, the region ATTGATGCAGAGCGTGAGTTACACATGTTCTACAAGCGCTACAACGCAGAATTAGTGCGTGCCCCAGAAGGTTTCTTCTACTTGCGCCCGCGTTCAACATCGCTTATTGGCCGTTCGGTATTGGCTGAAGTTGATATGTTAGTGGGGAAAGTATTGTGTTTCCTTTACCTAAGCCCAGAGCGTTTGGCGCATGAAGGTATTTTTACTAACCAAGAGCTATTCGATGAGCTAATGACCTTAGCTGATGAACCTAAGCTAATGAAATTAGTGACGAATCGAGCGTCTGGCTCAGATTTGGACCGTGAAAAACTGTACGACAAAGTAAAAACATCACTGCGTCGTTTACGTCGTTTAGGCATGATCATTCCTGTGGGTGAAAACGGTAAATTCCGCATTAGCGAATCGGTATTCCGCTTTGGTGCCGATGTACGCAGTGGTGATGATGTGCGTGAAGCACAACTTCGCTTGATCCGTGATGGTGAGGCTGTGGTTCACCACCAAGAGCCAAGTCAATCTAGCCTGCTTGACGAGCAAGATGCTCATGAAGAACACGAAGAACAACTAGAGCTCCCAACAGAGCCAGAACAAGAAGGTGAAGTGTGATGGAACGCGGTAAGTATCAATCGCTCACCATGGTTAACTGGAACGGTTTTTTTGCCCGTACCTTTGACAT harbors:
- the mukE gene encoding chromosome partition protein MukE, producing the protein MSSINIEEFMPEKLAKAIANPLFPALDNALRSGRHISSEDLDNHALLIDAERELHMFYKRYNAELVRAPEGFFYLRPRSTSLIGRSVLAEVDMLVGKVLCFLYLSPERLAHEGIFTNQELFDELMTLADEPKLMKLVTNRASGSDLDREKLYDKVKTSLRRLRRLGMIIPVGENGKFRISESVFRFGADVRSGDDVREAQLRLIRDGEAVVHHQEPSQSSLLDEQDAHEEHEEQLELPTEPEQEGEV